Within the Solwaraspora sp. WMMA2056 genome, the region GCGGTGCGGCGGCGGCGAGCAGGTCGGCCTGCGCGGCGGTGAGCCGACCCAGCGGTACGGCGAGCACGAGTGCCTGGTCGCCGTCGGGGCGGCGCAGCACGCCCACCGGCGGTACGCCGGACCGTCGCGGTGCGGTCGGCGGATCGGCCGCGACCCGGTGGACGCCCGGCGTGGTGGCGAGCGCCGCGACGAACCGTGCCAGTTCGGCGGCGGCGAGGTCGCCGATGCGCCAGATGGTGCCGGCCACGGCACGTTCGTCGGCGAGGAAGATCCGGGCGGCGGCGACCGCCACCCGGACCGCGTCGGTCGGCGTGGTCCGTAGGCCGTGGTCGACCCCGGCGAGCCGGATACCGACCCGGCCGTCCGACCCGGGCAGCAGGCCCACGTCGGGGCGCGCCGCGACGGTGGCGCCCCGGCCGTCGTCGACGGCGAACAGGAACCGGCCGGAGAGCCGGGCCAGGTCCGGCTGCGCGCAGATCGCCGCGTCGAGGGCGCGGACCTGCGCCGCGACGTCCCACCGAGGCACACTGTCCACACCGGCCAGTGGGGAGCCGAGGATGTTGCGGGCCCGGTCGTGTCCGGGTGCGGGCAGCAGCCCGGCCGCGCTCAGCCGGCCGGCGAGCACCCCGGCGGCGTCGGCGGCCACCCCCCGCAGTTGTACGTTGGCCCGACTGGTCAGCTCCAGGTGTCCGTCACCGAGGTCACGGGCGGCGGCGGCCAGTACGGTCAGCTGGCCGGCGGCTAGCAGCCCACCGGGGCAGCGGACCCGGGCGAGGTGCCCGTCGGCGGCCGGATGCAGCGCCAGCGTGCCGGGGCAGGCATCGGGGCCGCCCCGGACGGGCGGCAGCGGCGAGGCGGACACGCGGCGGATACTACGGGCTGCCACCGGGAGGCGACGCCCTCGCGGCGAATAGATCACACCTTGACGAAACGTCCCCGGGTCGTGACAGTGGTCGGTAGCCAACTGCGGCGGCAAGTGGAGGAAGCCGGTGTGATTCCGGCGCGGTCCCGCCACTGTCACCGGGGAGCGGACCCCACCGACGGCCACGGCCCCGATCCACGGGGCGGGAAGGCCGGGGCGAGCCTCGATCCGGGAGCCAGGAGACTCCGGTCGCCGCGACCGACGACCCGGGGCGCGGACCCCGAGGGAGGACCAGGCGTCCGATGATGCTACTTCTGTCCACTTCAGATACTGATCTGCTGAGTGGACGGGCCAGCGGTGCCGACTGGCGCCTGGCGAACCCGGCCCGGCTGTCGGTCGACGACCTCACGCCCCTGCTTGCCGACGTCGACCTCGTGGTGGTCCGGCTGCTCGGCGGCCGCCGGGCCTGGCCGGACGGACTGGACGCGCTGCTGACCGACGGACGCCCCGTGGTGGTACTCAGCGGCGAACAGGCACCCGACGCCGCCCTGATGGAGCTGTCCACCGTACCGGCCGGGGTGGCCGCCGAGGCCCACGCCTACCTGGCCCACGGCGGCCCGGCCAACCTGGCCGAACTGCACCGATTCCTGTCCGACACGGTGCTGCTCACCGGGCACGGCTTCGCCGCGCCGCGGCCGGCCCCGGAGTGGGGTGTGCTGGAACGCCCGAACGTGCCGACCGGACCGGGCCGGCCAACCGTGGCGGTGCTCTACTACCGGGCCCACCACCTGGCCGGCAACACCGGCTTCGTGCACGCGCTGTGCGACGCGATCGACGCGGCCGGCGGCCGACCGCTGCCGGTCTACTGCGCCTCGCTGCGCTCGCCCGACCCGCAGCTGCTGGCCACCCTGCGCCAGGCCGACGCCCTGGTGGTGACGGTGCTCGCCGCCGGCGGGACCAGACCGGCGACCGCTGGCGCCGGCGGCGACGACGCCTGGGACGTCGGCGCGCTCGCCGAACTGGACGTGCCGATCCTGCAGGGACTCTGCCTGACCAGCTCCCGGCAGACCTGGGCAGCCAGCGACGACGGGCTGTCCCCGTTGGACGCAGCGACCCAGGTGGCCATCCCCGAGTTCGACGGGCGGCTGATCACCGTGCCGTTCTCGTTCAAGGAGATCGACGCCGACGGGCTGTCGGTCTACGTCGCCGACCCGCAGCGGGCCGCCCGGGTTGCCGGCATCGCGGTCCGCCACGGCGCGCTGCGGCACATCGCGGCGGGCGACAAACGGATCGCGGTGCTGCTGTCGGCGTACCCGACCAAGCACGCCCGGATCGGCAACGCGGTAGGGCTCGACACCCCCGCCAGTGTGCTGGCGCTGCTGCGCACGTTGCGCGACGCCGGCTACGACGTCGGGCCGCCCGACGGCCCCGACGCGCTGCCGGGGCTGACCGACGGCGACGGCGACGCGTTGATGCACGCGCTGATCGCCGCCGGCGGGCAGGACCCGGACTGGCTCACCGAGGAGCAACTGGCCGGCAACCCGGTGCGCATCCCGGCCGCCGACTACCGTCGCTGGTACGCCGAGTTCCCGGCGCAGCTGCGCGAACAGGTCGAACGGCACTGGGGTCCGCCGCCGGGCGAGCTGTACGTCGACCGGTCCCGGGATCCGGACGGCGAGATCGTGCTGGCCGCGCTGCGTACCGGCAACATCGTGCTGCTGGTGCAGCCGCCGCGCGGCTTCGGGGCCAACCCGGTGGCCATCTACCACGACCCGGACCTGCCGCCGAGCCACCACTACCTGGCCGCGTACCGGTGGCTGGAGCACGGCTTCGGCGCGCACGCCGTGGTGCACGTCGGCAAGCACGGCAACCTGGAGTGGCTGCCGGGCAAGACCGTCGGGCTCAGCGCCGCCTGCGGGCCGGACGCCGCCCTCGGTGACCTGCCGCTGATCTACCCGTTCCTGGTCAACGACCCCGGCGAGGGCACCCAGGCCAAACGCCGGGCGCACGCGACCCTGATCGACCATCTGGTGCCGCCGATGGCCCGGGCGGACAGTTACGGCGACATCGCCCGGCTGGAGCAGCTGCTCGACGAGCACGCGAACATCGCCGCCCTGGACCCGGCGAAACTGCCGGCGATCCGGGCGCAGATCTGGACGCTGATCCAGGCCGCCCGGCTCGACCACGACCTCGGCCTGGACGACCGGCCGCACGACGCCGAGTTCGACGACTTCCTGCTGCACGTCGACGGGTGGCTCTGCGAGGTCAAGGACGTGCAGATCCGCGACGGGCTGCACGTGCTCGGGGCGGCCCCGGTCGGCGCGCCCCGGGTCGATCTGGTCCTGGCGATGCTGCGGGCCCGGCAGATGTGGGCCGGGCAGGTCGCCGCGCTGCCGGGCCTGCGGGAGGCGCTGGGCCTGGACGAGTCCGGGGCCGACCGCGACGGCACCGACGCCGCCGAGGCCACCGCCCGGGAGCTGGTCGCGGCGATGGAGGCACGCGGTTGGCGGCCGGACGCCGCCGCCGAGGTCACCACCGCCGTGCTCGGCGGACCCGACCCGGACCGGCCGTCCGGCGGCGACGCCGATTCCGAAGGCGAGCGGACCGCGCTGGTCACCCGGATCCTGCGCTTCGCGGCGACCGAGGTGGTGCCCCGGCTGGCCCGTACCACCGACGAGCTGACCCACGTCACGCACGCGCTGGCCGGCGGGTACGTGCCGGCCGGGCCGAGCGGGTCGCCGCTGCGCGGGTTGATCAACGTGCTGCCGACCGGACGCAACTTCTACTCGGTGGATCCGAAGGCGGTGCCGAGCCGGCTCGCCTGGGAGACCGGGCAGGCGATGGCCGAGTCGCTGCTGGCCCGCTACCGGGCCGACACCGGCGACTGGCCCCGCTCGGTGGGGCTGTCGGTGTGGGGCACGTCGGCGATGCGGACCTCCGGCGACGACATCGCCGAGGTGCTGGCGCTGCTCGGCGTACGGCCGGTGTGGGACGAGGCGTCGCGGCGGGTGACCGGCGTCACGGTGGTCCCGGCCGAGGAGCTGGGCCGGCCGCGCATCGACGTGACGGTGCGGATCTCGGGCTTCTTCCGCGACGCGTTCCCGCATGTGGTGGCCATGTTGGACGACGCGGTCCGACTGGTCGCGGCCCTCGACGAGCCCGACGAGGTGAACTTCGTCGCCGCGCACGCCCGCGCCGACCTGGCCGCCCACGGCGACACCCGGCGGGCCACCATGCGGATCTTCGGCTCCAAGCCGGGCACCTACGGTGCCGGGCTGCTGCAGCTGATCGACAGCCGCAACTGGCGCGACGACGCCGACCTGGCCGAGGTGTACGCGGTGTGGGGCGGCTACGCCTACGGCCGGGACCTCGACGGCGCGCCGGCCCGCGACCAGATGGAGTCGGCGTACCGGCGGATCGCGGTCGCGGCGAAGAACATCGACACCCGCGAACACGACATCGCCGACTCCGACGACTACTTCCAGTACCACGGCGGCATGATCGCCACCGTCCGGGCGTTGACCGGGTCGGCCCCGGCGGCCTACGTCGGCGACAGCACCCGGCCGGAGGCGGTGCGCACCCGCGCCCTGCACGAGGAGACCGCTCGCATCTTCCGGGCCCGGGTGGTGAACCCGCGCTGGCTGGCGGCGATGCGCCGGCACGGCTACAAGGGGGCGTTCGAGCTGGCCGCCACCGTCGACTACCTGTTCGGCTACGACGCCACCGCCGGGGTGGTGGCCGACTGGATGTACGACAAACTGGCCGAGACGTACGTGCTCGACGAGGTCAATCAGCGGTTCCTGACCGAGTCGAACCCGTGGGCGTTGCACGGCATCACCGAGCGGCTGCTGGAGGCGGCCGACCGCAAACTGTGGGAGTACCCCGACCCGGCGGTGCTGGACGGGCTGCGGGAGGTGTTCCTGCGGACCGAGGGCGACCTGGAGGACCGCGCCGGGTGACCGCGCATCCCGGCGGCGGCCCGGCGGCATCCCGCGTAGGGTCGAGGCATGAGTGCGGCGGCGTCGGGAAGCATCCGGTACGACGGGACCACGGTCGCCGGTGCGCAGCCGGAAAGCGTCCTGCTACCCGGCCACGATGTACCGTTGGGCCGCTACACGACGGTCCGGCGGCTGCTGCCGCAGCGACCCCGGCGGATGGTCGGTGCCTGGTGTTTCGTCGACCACTTCGGGCCCGACGACGTGGCCGGGCGGCCCGGCATGCAGATTCCGCCGCACCCGCACACCGGGTTGCAGACGGTGACCTGGCTCGTCGACGGGGAGATCCTGCACCGCGACAGCCTGGGCAGCGTGCAGCCGATCGTGCCGGGGCAGCTCAACCTGATGACCGCCGGGCACGGCATCGCCCACTCGGAGCAGTCGCCGCCCGCGCATCCGCCGGTCATGCACGGGCTGCAACTGTGGGTGGCGCTACCCGAGGCCGCCCGGCACGGCGAGCCCCGGTTCGCGCACCATGCCGCGCTGCCGCAGGTCACCGCCGGCGACGCGCGGATCACCGTCGTGGTCGGCGAGTACGCCGACGTCCGGTCCCCGGCCGAGATGGCCAGCCCGATCGTCGGAGCACAGATCGACATCGACACCGACACCTCCGTCGCGCTGACGCTGCGCGACGATTTCGAGTACGCCCTGCTGGCGATGTCCGGCACGGCCCGCGTCGACGGGACGGAGCTGGCCCCGGGTGGGCTGCTCTACCTGGGCGAGGGCCGGTCGGCGTCGACGGTGACCACCGACGGCCCGGCCCGACTGTTCCTGCTCGGCGGTGAACCGTTCGACGAGCCGCTCGTCATGTGGTGGAACTTCGTCGCCCGCAGCCACGAGGAGTTGGTGGCGGCCCGCGACGACTGGGCGGCCGGCCGGCGGTTCGGCACGGTGGCCGGCTGCGTGGACGCCCCGCTGCCGGCCCCGGAGATGCCGACCACCCGGATCAAGGCCCGCGACCGGCACGGTCGCACCGTCGGCTGACCGTCGCACGGCGACTCACGGGCGTCGACGTATCGAAATTCTTCGTTCACAATCTTTACTGTTAACTGTCTTTACGCTAACTTCGTCGGCAACGGCCGGCCGCCCCCACCGCCACCCACGACGTGCGGAGCGCCCCATGCAACGACGACTTCTCCTGCCCCTGCTCGCCACCGGCACCATCCTCGGCACCCTGCTGGTCGCCACGCCGGCCAGCGCCCACGGCTACGTCTCCTACCCGCCCAGCCGACAGGCGATGTGCGCGCAGGGCCGGGTCGCCAACTGCGGCCCGATCGTGTGGGAGCCGCAGAGCGTCGAAGGCCCCAAGGGGCAGCGCACCTGCCACGGCGGGGTGAGCCGGTTCGCCATTCTCGACGACGACAGCGTCAACTGGCCGGCCACCACGGTCGGCGGGGCGGCCACCTTCACCTGGACGCTGACCGCCCGGCATGCCACCAGCACCTGGGAGTACTTCGTCGGCAGCACCCGGATCGCCGTGTTCGACGACGGTGGCCGGCAGCCCAACGCCACCGTGTCGCACACCGTGCACCTCGGTGGCCGCACCGGCCGGCACAAAGTGCTGGCGATCTGGAATGTCGCCGACACCACGAACGCCTTCTACTCCTGCGTGGACGTCCAGATCGGGGCCGGGCCCGGCCCGTCGCCGACCCCGCCACCGCCGTCACCCACTCCGACGCCACCGCCGCCGACCACCGCGCCACCGACCACCGCGCCGCCCGGCCAGCCCGGTGGCACCTGGGCCGCCGGCACTGCGTACCAGGTCGGTGCCGTCGTCAGCTACGCCGGCGTCGACTACCGGTGCCGGCAGGCACACACCGCCCTCGTCGGTTGGGAACCGCCGAACGTGCCGGCACTGTGGCAGCGGCTCTGACCGGTCGGTGCATGATGTACACATGTCGCAACCGCTCGGTCGACCGTTCTGGCGGTTCTGGAGCGCCGCCACCCTCGCCAACATCGGTGACGGGATCCGCCTCGCCGCACTCCCGCTGCTGGCCCTGTCGCTGACCGGGGACCCGCTCGGGCTGGCCGTCGTCGCCACCGCGCAGACCCTGCCCTGGCTCGTCGCCGGGCTGGCCGCCGGCGCGCTCGCCGACCGGGTCGCGCCGCGTACGCTGCTCGCCGCCGCCGACACGGTACGCGCCCTGCTGCTGGTGGCCCTGGTGGCGACGGTGGCCACCGGCACCGCCACCATCGCCCTGGTCGCCGTCTGCGCGTTCGGTCTCGGCGTCGGCGAGGCGGTACGGGACACCGCCGGTCAGGTGGCGGTGCCGAAACTGGTGCCGCCGGCCGCGCTGGAGCGGGCCAACGGCCGGCTCACCGCCGGCACCATCGTCGGCAACGAGTTCGTCGGCCCACCGGTCGGTGCCGCGCTGTTCGTCGTCGGCGCGGCCGTACCGTTCGCGGCCAACGGGGCCAGCCTGGCGCTCGCCGTGATGCTGGTGCTGTCGCTGCCGCTGAGCCTGGCCCGTACTCCCACGGCCACGGCTGCCGCCGCGACCGCCGCCGCGACCGCCGCCGCGACGGTCGGCCCGAGCGTCCGGGCCGGGCTGGGCTGGCTGGCCCGCCACCGGACGCTGCGCGCCCTGGCGCTGGTGGTCGCGGCGGTCGCCGCCGCCGACGCCGCCTGGTTCGCGATCTTCCTGCTGTACGCCCGGGACGTGCTCGGTGTCGGCGCGCTCGGCTACGGCCTGCTGCTGTCCGCCGGGGCAGGTGGCGGGCTGGCCGGGGCGTTCCTGGCCGACCGGCTGGTCGCCGGCCGCCGGCACCGGCTGGTGTTGGCGGTCTCCCTGGCGGTCACCGCCGGGGTGCCGGCGCTGCTCATCGCCGTACCGCAGATCTGGGTGGCGGTGATGGTGACCGTGGTGTCCAGCGGCGCGTTCGCGGTGCTGAACATCTGCGCGGCGGCACTACGGCAGCGCACCGTACCGGACGGACTGCTGGGGCGGGTGACGGCGGCGTCCAAGACGCTGATCTACGGTGCCGCCGGCGGTGGTGCACTGCTCGGTGGCGCGCTGGCCGCCGGGGTCGGGCTGGCCGCCCCGTTCGGCTTCGCCGGGCTGGTCGCCGTGGTCGCCACCGCCGGCTGGTGGCTGGCCACCCGGGGCGACGCACCACTGGTGCAGCCAGCCTGATCACCGGATCATTCTACTGCCGGCGACGTGCCCGACCCGGTTCCGGACCGACAGTCAGTTGAGGCGCACGGTGACGCCGCCGGAGAACATCGAGTCATGCAGTTCCAGAGAGACGAGGTCGACGCCCTTCGGCACGTCGAAGGCGACGATGGCGGTCACCTGGTTCCCGGGGTTGATCTCGGTCAGGAAGGACTCGGCATCCTGGTTGACCGCGAGCCCGGCGGAAGTGTCCGCCTCGAACCGCCGGCCGTCCTTGTCGAAGGCGCGCTGGCTACCGTCGTGGAAGGTCCGGGCCTCGTCGCCGATATTGGTGACAAGCATTGTCACCAGGCAGTACTGTCCCTGCGCGGTCTCGGTGAAGAACCCGCTACCGACCTTGGACTTGCCGCATTCGATCTTGTTGACAACGAACTCGAACTTGCCATCGCGGACCGGGTCGCCGATCCCCGGCTCCGCTGCCGGAGCAGGAGGGGGCGCTTCCTCGGCAGGGGCGTCAGGCTCGCCGCCGTCCGCAGGCGCGACTGCCGTATCGGTCCCGTCCTGAGACACCTCACCCTCGGCAGCCGACTCCACCTGTTGCTCGGTCCCGCTGCGGGCAGTCGACGTCGTCTCGTCGGTGGACCCGTTGAACGCGCCGATGAGCGCGCCGCCACCGCAGCAGAACAGGACGACCACGGCAGCGATGATCCCGACGATCCCGAGCGGCGTCAGTTTGCCCCGGCCCGGTGGCACCGGCTGCACGGGAACGCCGTACGGGGGTGCGGTCCCGGGGTGGTGGGCCCCCGGCGGGTAGCCACCAGGCGGCAGGGGAACAGGCGGGTACGGCCCCGGGTTCGGGTTGCCGTATCCACCAGGCGGGTTCGAAGGCGGGTAAGTCACCGGCTCACTATCGGTGATCGGCGATGACGCTCGCATGGGCCGGCCGGCTCCAACAAGATCCACTATCGCTCGCTGAATGCCCTCCCACCAGCGCAGACGCGGCGACGGGTAGGCGGGATCAGCCACCCTGACGGCGAAACGCCCACTACCCAAACGGCTATGATGCACACGATCTGTTGACCGACCGGTGCCGCAGGCGCGACGGTGCGATAACGGTATGTGCGCCACCCTTGCGGCCATGTCAGCAGCAGGTCCTCCGCCGAAGCGGCAGTTCCGGGGCTTCTGGCTGGCGACGGTCGCCAACCTGGACTGGCCGAGCCGACCCGGACTGACGCCGGACGCCCAGCAGGCGGAGCTGCGCGGCTGGCTCGACCTGGCCCGGCAGCTGCGCTGCAACGCCGTCGTCGTGCAGGTACGCCCGAGCGCCGACGCGCTCTGGCCGTCGCCGTACGAGCCGTGGTCGGCGGTGCTCACCGGCCAGCAGGGCACCCACCCCGGCTACGACCCGCTGGGTGTGCTGGTCGACGAGGCACACGCCCGCAACCTGGAACTGCACGCCTGGTGCAACCCGTACCGGGTCGCCAACCACGCCGACCCGACCCGGCTGGTCGCCGGCCATCCGGCCCGCCGCGACCCGGAGTGGGTCATCGCGTACGCCGGCCGGCTCTACTACGACCCGGGCCAACCGGCGGTACGGTCGTTCGTCCAGGACGCGATGCTCGACGCGGTCACCCGCTACGACGTCGACGCGCTGCACTGGGACGACTACTTCTACCCGTACCCGGTCGCCGGGGAGACCTTCGCCGACCAGGCCAGCTTCGCCGCGTACGGGGCCGGCTTCGACAGCCTCGCCGCGTGGCGCCGGCACAACGTCGACCTGCTCGTCGCGCAGATGAGCGACCGGCTGCGGGCGGTCAAGCCGTGGGTGCGCTTCGGCATCAGCCCGTTCGGCATCTGGCGCAACGCCGCCACCGACCCGCTCGGTTCGCGGACGAACGGGTTGCAGTCCTACGACGCGATCCACGCCGACAGCCGCCGCTGGGTGCGGGAACAGTGGATCGACTACATCGCTCCGCAGTTGTACTGGCACCTCGGCCACCCGGCCGCCGACTACACCGAGCTGGTCCGCTGGTGGTCGGCGACGGTGTCGGGTACCAGTGTGGAGTTGCTCGTCGGGCAGTCGACCTACCGGGTCGGCGTCGCCGGGCAGGACCCGGCCTGGCAGGACCCGGCCGAGCTGAGCCGGCACCTGACGCTGCACCACAGCTACCCGCAGGTCCGCGGCGACCTGCAGTTCAGCGGCAAGGACGTGCGCGCCGACCGGCTCGGCGGGGTCAGCCGGCTGGTCGCCGACCACTACGCCCGGCCCGCGCTGGTGCCGGTCGCAGCCGGGCGCGGCGGCGTACCGGCCCCGGGCAGCACGCCGCCGCCGCCGGCGATCACCGCCGCGACCCGCACCCCGACCGGGGTACGGCTGGACTGGCTCGCCGCGACCGGCGCCACCGTCCCGACGGCGTACGCGCTCTACCGCTGCCCCGGCACCGACGCGGCCGACCCGACCGCGTTCGACGACGCCCGGCACCTGCTGGCGACGGTACGGGCCACCGGCACCGGCGGCTCCTTCACCGACGTGACGGCGGCGCACGGTTCTGCGTACACGTATCTTGTCGCCGCCCTGGACCGCCAGCACCGGGAGAGCCCGACCGGGCCGGCGCGGGTGCTGGCCGCCGGCAGCGACGCGTTCAGCGTGATCGTCGACAACGGCACGCCGGGCGGATTCACCGCCAGCGCCGCCTGGGGCACGTCGAGCTGGTCGGCCGGACGCTACGGCGCCGACTACCGGTTCACCAGCCCGCAGCCGGTCAGCGACCCGGCCTGGTTCACCGTCACCGTGCCCGCG harbors:
- a CDS encoding precorrin-3B synthase, with protein sequence MSASPLPPVRGGPDACPGTLALHPAADGHLARVRCPGGLLAAGQLTVLAAAARDLGDGHLELTSRANVQLRGVAADAAGVLAGRLSAAGLLPAPGHDRARNILGSPLAGVDSVPRWDVAAQVRALDAAICAQPDLARLSGRFLFAVDDGRGATVAARPDVGLLPGSDGRVGIRLAGVDHGLRTTPTDAVRVAVAAARIFLADERAVAGTIWRIGDLAAAELARFVAALATTPGVHRVAADPPTAPRRSGVPPVGVLRRPDGDQALVLAVPLGRLTAAQADLLAAAAPQARITPWRTVVLPRLTDAPGWARRLHRAGLDTDPGSPWLGVTACAGRPGCARSRADVRADAAATHAERPDPTGGAHLPVHWIGCERGCGTPAGPALRVLATGDGYQVSAPGRPTVHVPPGAALAAAVRTAREEP
- the cobN gene encoding cobaltochelatase subunit CobN → MMLLLSTSDTDLLSGRASGADWRLANPARLSVDDLTPLLADVDLVVVRLLGGRRAWPDGLDALLTDGRPVVVLSGEQAPDAALMELSTVPAGVAAEAHAYLAHGGPANLAELHRFLSDTVLLTGHGFAAPRPAPEWGVLERPNVPTGPGRPTVAVLYYRAHHLAGNTGFVHALCDAIDAAGGRPLPVYCASLRSPDPQLLATLRQADALVVTVLAAGGTRPATAGAGGDDAWDVGALAELDVPILQGLCLTSSRQTWAASDDGLSPLDAATQVAIPEFDGRLITVPFSFKEIDADGLSVYVADPQRAARVAGIAVRHGALRHIAAGDKRIAVLLSAYPTKHARIGNAVGLDTPASVLALLRTLRDAGYDVGPPDGPDALPGLTDGDGDALMHALIAAGGQDPDWLTEEQLAGNPVRIPAADYRRWYAEFPAQLREQVERHWGPPPGELYVDRSRDPDGEIVLAALRTGNIVLLVQPPRGFGANPVAIYHDPDLPPSHHYLAAYRWLEHGFGAHAVVHVGKHGNLEWLPGKTVGLSAACGPDAALGDLPLIYPFLVNDPGEGTQAKRRAHATLIDHLVPPMARADSYGDIARLEQLLDEHANIAALDPAKLPAIRAQIWTLIQAARLDHDLGLDDRPHDAEFDDFLLHVDGWLCEVKDVQIRDGLHVLGAAPVGAPRVDLVLAMLRARQMWAGQVAALPGLREALGLDESGADRDGTDAAEATARELVAAMEARGWRPDAAAEVTTAVLGGPDPDRPSGGDADSEGERTALVTRILRFAATEVVPRLARTTDELTHVTHALAGGYVPAGPSGSPLRGLINVLPTGRNFYSVDPKAVPSRLAWETGQAMAESLLARYRADTGDWPRSVGLSVWGTSAMRTSGDDIAEVLALLGVRPVWDEASRRVTGVTVVPAEELGRPRIDVTVRISGFFRDAFPHVVAMLDDAVRLVAALDEPDEVNFVAAHARADLAAHGDTRRATMRIFGSKPGTYGAGLLQLIDSRNWRDDADLAEVYAVWGGYAYGRDLDGAPARDQMESAYRRIAVAAKNIDTREHDIADSDDYFQYHGGMIATVRALTGSAPAAYVGDSTRPEAVRTRALHEETARIFRARVVNPRWLAAMRRHGYKGAFELAATVDYLFGYDATAGVVADWMYDKLAETYVLDEVNQRFLTESNPWALHGITERLLEAADRKLWEYPDPAVLDGLREVFLRTEGDLEDRAG
- a CDS encoding pirin family protein: MSAAASGSIRYDGTTVAGAQPESVLLPGHDVPLGRYTTVRRLLPQRPRRMVGAWCFVDHFGPDDVAGRPGMQIPPHPHTGLQTVTWLVDGEILHRDSLGSVQPIVPGQLNLMTAGHGIAHSEQSPPAHPPVMHGLQLWVALPEAARHGEPRFAHHAALPQVTAGDARITVVVGEYADVRSPAEMASPIVGAQIDIDTDTSVALTLRDDFEYALLAMSGTARVDGTELAPGGLLYLGEGRSASTVTTDGPARLFLLGGEPFDEPLVMWWNFVARSHEELVAARDDWAAGRRFGTVAGCVDAPLPAPEMPTTRIKARDRHGRTVG
- a CDS encoding lytic polysaccharide monooxygenase, yielding MQRRLLLPLLATGTILGTLLVATPASAHGYVSYPPSRQAMCAQGRVANCGPIVWEPQSVEGPKGQRTCHGGVSRFAILDDDSVNWPATTVGGAATFTWTLTARHATSTWEYFVGSTRIAVFDDGGRQPNATVSHTVHLGGRTGRHKVLAIWNVADTTNAFYSCVDVQIGAGPGPSPTPPPPSPTPTPPPPTTAPPTTAPPGQPGGTWAAGTAYQVGAVVSYAGVDYRCRQAHTALVGWEPPNVPALWQRL
- a CDS encoding MFS transporter, which translates into the protein MSQPLGRPFWRFWSAATLANIGDGIRLAALPLLALSLTGDPLGLAVVATAQTLPWLVAGLAAGALADRVAPRTLLAAADTVRALLLVALVATVATGTATIALVAVCAFGLGVGEAVRDTAGQVAVPKLVPPAALERANGRLTAGTIVGNEFVGPPVGAALFVVGAAVPFAANGASLALAVMLVLSLPLSLARTPTATAAAATAAATAAATVGPSVRAGLGWLARHRTLRALALVVAAVAAADAAWFAIFLLYARDVLGVGALGYGLLLSAGAGGGLAGAFLADRLVAGRRHRLVLAVSLAVTAGVPALLIAVPQIWVAVMVTVVSSGAFAVLNICAAALRQRTVPDGLLGRVTAASKTLIYGAAGGGALLGGALAAGVGLAAPFGFAGLVAVVATAGWWLATRGDAPLVQPA
- a CDS encoding DUF4352 domain-containing protein, with product MQPVPPGRGKLTPLGIVGIIAAVVVLFCCGGGALIGAFNGSTDETTSTARSGTEQQVESAAEGEVSQDGTDTAVAPADGGEPDAPAEEAPPPAPAAEPGIGDPVRDGKFEFVVNKIECGKSKVGSGFFTETAQGQYCLVTMLVTNIGDEARTFHDGSQRAFDKDGRRFEADTSAGLAVNQDAESFLTEINPGNQVTAIVAFDVPKGVDLVSLELHDSMFSGGVTVRLN
- a CDS encoding family 10 glycosylhydrolase, producing the protein MSAAGPPPKRQFRGFWLATVANLDWPSRPGLTPDAQQAELRGWLDLARQLRCNAVVVQVRPSADALWPSPYEPWSAVLTGQQGTHPGYDPLGVLVDEAHARNLELHAWCNPYRVANHADPTRLVAGHPARRDPEWVIAYAGRLYYDPGQPAVRSFVQDAMLDAVTRYDVDALHWDDYFYPYPVAGETFADQASFAAYGAGFDSLAAWRRHNVDLLVAQMSDRLRAVKPWVRFGISPFGIWRNAATDPLGSRTNGLQSYDAIHADSRRWVREQWIDYIAPQLYWHLGHPAADYTELVRWWSATVSGTSVELLVGQSTYRVGVAGQDPAWQDPAELSRHLTLHHSYPQVRGDLQFSGKDVRADRLGGVSRLVADHYARPALVPVAAGRGGVPAPGSTPPPPAITAATRTPTGVRLDWLAATGATVPTAYALYRCPGTDAADPTAFDDARHLLATVRATGTGGSFTDVTAAHGSAYTYLVAALDRQHRESPTGPARVLAAGSDAFSVIVDNGTPGGFTASAAWGTSSWSAGRYGADYRFTSPQPVSDPAWFTVTVPAAGSYRVDVWHPAASGYHPAAPHLVQTTTGLVSRPVDQRTGGGRWRELGVFALAAGRRPVVGVSRWAPAGGHIVADAVRLTRVG